A part of Melittangium boletus DSM 14713 genomic DNA contains:
- a CDS encoding ChbG/HpnK family deacetylase, which yields MTRTRLIVNADDLGLHPSLDAGILRAHREGIVTSATVLVMGPSAPEAVSQARAQGLALGVHLALSTRLAPAADPSRVPTVAPGGRLRASWADFARAWLTGQVRGEELELELAAQLARARALGAPVDHLDAHQHLHLLPGVRPRVEALARREGLPVRWPDRLPRVSWWHTPGPAVKTTLLTLLARSAPRPRPGVRRVSAGGVFEAGQLTESALLALLETLPPGDFELGCHPGEGRPHVPEDPAWTYGWQSELDALTSSRVRARLQSAGVELTTYGALSAT from the coding sequence GTGACGCGCACGCGCCTCATCGTCAACGCGGACGACCTCGGACTGCACCCCTCGCTGGACGCGGGCATCCTCCGGGCCCACCGCGAGGGCATCGTCACCAGCGCCACCGTGCTCGTCATGGGGCCGAGCGCCCCCGAGGCGGTGAGCCAGGCCCGGGCCCAGGGGCTCGCGCTGGGAGTGCACCTGGCCCTGTCCACCCGTCTGGCCCCCGCGGCGGACCCCTCGCGCGTGCCCACGGTGGCGCCGGGCGGGCGGCTGCGCGCGAGTTGGGCGGACTTCGCCCGGGCATGGCTGACCGGCCAGGTGCGTGGCGAGGAGTTGGAGCTGGAACTGGCCGCGCAGCTCGCCCGCGCGCGGGCCCTGGGCGCGCCGGTGGACCACCTGGACGCCCATCAACACCTGCACCTGCTCCCGGGAGTGCGACCCCGGGTGGAGGCCCTGGCGCGGCGAGAGGGACTGCCCGTGCGCTGGCCGGACCGGCTTCCCCGCGTCTCCTGGTGGCACACGCCTGGCCCCGCGGTGAAGACGACCCTGCTGACGCTGCTGGCTCGGAGCGCGCCCCGGCCCCGCCCCGGCGTGCGGCGGGTGAGCGCGGGCGGGGTGTTCGAAGCGGGCCAGCTCACCGAGTCCGCCCTGCTCGCCCTGCTGGAGACCCTGCCTCCCGGGGACTTCGAGCTGGGGTGTCACCCGGGCGAGGGCCGGCCTCACGTGCCCGAGGATCCGGCGTGGACCTACGGCTGGCAGTCGGAGCTGGACGCGCTCACCAGCTCCCGGGTCCGCGCCCGGCTCCAGAGCGCCGGGGTGGAGCTGACCACCTACGGCGCGCTGTCCGCCACATAG
- a CDS encoding mannosyltransferase family protein, with protein sequence MPRTPERVLALVILSALIVCAAAVGAGEWYFQHHKTPPGPEMGPGGYVLGGWFAYDSGWYADIVEHGYHYKPGQQSSVAFFPLYPLAVRAVRTLVPDVHWAGVLVTLLCGPLAVLLFRRWARTRVDEDTAFQASLLFALYPFTFFLYGVMYSDALFILMVVGAFLLLEKGRLGPAVLLGALATAARPVAPAVVVGLLVRRLEWKRERNERWTLVDLLPVLSALGFVSYMLYLQWRFQEPLAFVKVQAAWGQVPGWRSWLKLSWFKSVFSPESTPDFVLWICLHAALSLGALALVWPTFKKLGWGYGAFCAVMVGIPTVSTKDFMGMGRYLLSAFPLFLTLAWLLRERPRVRQGILAVSTVSLVLLSAAFGLDYYLS encoded by the coding sequence ATGCCCCGTACTCCCGAACGCGTCCTCGCTCTCGTCATCCTGTCCGCGTTGATTGTCTGTGCCGCGGCCGTGGGCGCCGGGGAGTGGTACTTCCAGCACCACAAGACGCCTCCGGGTCCCGAGATGGGGCCCGGCGGCTACGTGCTCGGGGGCTGGTTCGCCTATGACTCCGGGTGGTACGCGGACATCGTCGAGCACGGCTACCACTACAAGCCCGGACAGCAGAGCTCCGTGGCCTTCTTCCCGCTCTATCCCCTCGCCGTCCGCGCCGTGCGGACGCTCGTTCCCGACGTGCACTGGGCCGGAGTGCTGGTGACGCTGCTGTGCGGGCCGCTCGCCGTGTTGCTCTTCCGGCGCTGGGCGCGCACCCGGGTGGATGAGGACACCGCCTTCCAGGCCTCCCTGTTGTTCGCGCTCTACCCCTTCACCTTCTTCCTCTATGGCGTGATGTACTCCGACGCGCTCTTCATCCTGATGGTGGTGGGCGCGTTCCTCCTGCTGGAGAAGGGGCGTCTGGGGCCGGCGGTGCTGCTGGGCGCGCTGGCCACGGCGGCCCGGCCCGTGGCGCCCGCGGTGGTGGTGGGCCTGCTGGTGCGCCGGCTCGAGTGGAAGCGCGAACGCAACGAGCGCTGGACGCTCGTGGACCTCTTGCCCGTGCTGTCCGCGCTCGGCTTCGTCTCCTACATGCTCTACCTGCAGTGGCGCTTCCAGGAGCCGCTCGCCTTCGTGAAGGTGCAGGCGGCGTGGGGCCAGGTGCCTGGCTGGCGCTCCTGGCTCAAGCTGTCCTGGTTCAAGAGCGTCTTCTCCCCCGAGTCCACCCCCGACTTCGTCCTGTGGATCTGCCTCCACGCGGCGTTGAGCCTGGGAGCGCTCGCCCTGGTGTGGCCCACCTTCAAGAAGCTGGGCTGGGGCTACGGGGCGTTCTGCGCCGTCATGGTCGGCATCCCCACCGTGTCCACCAAGGACTTCATGGGCATGGGGCGCTACCTCCTGTCCGCCTTTCCACTCTTCCTCACCCTCGCCTGGCTCCTGCGCGAGCGTCCTCGGGTGCGCCAGGGCATCCTCGCCGTGAGTACGGTATCGCTCGTCCTCCTCTCCGCCGCCTTCGGCCTGGATTACTACCTCTCGTGA
- a CDS encoding CocE/NonD family hydrolase: MLPTFRHLMVLGLVALAGPVRAQAAKPPAPHLDERAQYLRANYTKYEYRIPMRDGVKLFTSVYVPNDASPGKRYPMMLMRTPYSVAPYGPDRYPTRMATEAFEKEGFIFVSQDVRGRNMSEGEFINVRPHLATKKGPQDIDESSDTYDTIAWLVKNVAGNNGRVGQWGISYPGFYTSAGAIDSHPALKAVSPQAPIADWFWDDMHRHGAFNLVLAFDFFAGFGRPRPKPIDPQEWKSFEHGTPDGYQFFMDLGPLGNADARHFKGDVSFWKDLVAHPNYDAFWQARNLLPHLKNIKAAVLTVGGWYDTEDLYGPLRTYSAIEKQNPGTPNTLVMGPWSHGGWIRDEGSSLGDADFGFPTSQTFQALLFAFFKHHLKGGDKPDLPEAFMFETGANRWRRFDTWPPKQTREQRLYFQPKGGLSFKAPTEGAPSFDEYVSDPDKPVPYTMELTPYWAKNYMTEDQRFAARRPDVLVYQTEPLERDLTLAGPLEAELWVSTTGSDADWVVKLIDANPGKLPGYTRKDEEEGVVNRGHQQTLVRGEPFRGRFRDSYSEPKPFKPGEVTKVRFVINDVLHTFKRGHRVMIQVQSSWFPFIDRNPQTFVPNIFEAKEEDFVRATHRVHHAAQHPSALKVNVLPALDD; the protein is encoded by the coding sequence ATGCTCCCCACGTTCCGCCACCTCATGGTGCTCGGGCTCGTCGCACTCGCCGGGCCCGTGAGGGCCCAGGCCGCGAAGCCCCCGGCGCCGCACCTCGACGAGCGCGCCCAATACCTTCGCGCGAACTACACCAAGTACGAGTACCGCATCCCCATGCGCGATGGCGTGAAGCTGTTCACGAGCGTCTACGTCCCCAACGACGCGAGCCCCGGCAAGCGCTATCCCATGATGCTCATGCGCACGCCCTACTCGGTCGCGCCCTACGGTCCCGACCGCTACCCCACCCGGATGGCGACCGAGGCCTTCGAGAAGGAAGGCTTCATCTTCGTCAGCCAGGACGTGCGCGGCCGCAACATGTCCGAGGGCGAGTTCATCAACGTGCGCCCCCACCTGGCCACGAAGAAGGGCCCCCAGGACATCGACGAGAGCAGCGACACCTACGACACCATCGCGTGGTTGGTGAAGAACGTCGCGGGCAACAACGGCCGCGTGGGCCAGTGGGGCATCTCCTATCCAGGCTTCTACACGTCCGCGGGCGCCATCGACTCGCACCCGGCGCTCAAGGCGGTGTCTCCCCAGGCCCCCATCGCCGACTGGTTCTGGGACGACATGCACCGGCACGGCGCCTTCAACCTGGTGCTCGCCTTCGACTTCTTCGCGGGCTTCGGCAGGCCCCGGCCCAAGCCCATCGATCCACAGGAATGGAAGTCCTTCGAGCACGGCACGCCGGATGGCTACCAGTTCTTCATGGACCTGGGGCCGCTGGGCAACGCGGACGCGCGCCACTTCAAGGGCGACGTGTCGTTCTGGAAGGACCTCGTCGCGCACCCGAACTACGACGCCTTCTGGCAGGCGCGCAACCTCCTGCCCCACCTCAAGAACATCAAGGCCGCCGTCCTGACGGTGGGCGGCTGGTACGACACCGAGGACCTGTACGGCCCGCTGCGCACCTACTCCGCCATCGAGAAGCAGAACCCCGGCACCCCCAACACCCTCGTCATGGGCCCCTGGTCGCATGGCGGATGGATCCGGGACGAGGGCTCCTCCCTGGGAGACGCCGACTTCGGCTTCCCCACGAGCCAGACCTTCCAGGCGCTGCTCTTCGCCTTCTTCAAGCACCACCTCAAAGGCGGCGACAAACCCGACCTGCCCGAGGCCTTCATGTTCGAGACGGGCGCCAACCGCTGGCGCCGCTTCGACACCTGGCCGCCCAAGCAGACACGCGAGCAACGGCTCTACTTCCAGCCCAAGGGAGGCCTGTCCTTCAAGGCCCCCACGGAGGGCGCGCCGTCCTTCGACGAGTACGTGAGCGATCCGGACAAGCCCGTGCCCTACACGATGGAACTCACCCCGTACTGGGCGAAGAACTACATGACCGAGGATCAGCGCTTCGCCGCGCGCCGTCCGGACGTGCTCGTCTACCAGACGGAGCCACTGGAGCGGGATCTCACGCTCGCGGGCCCGCTGGAGGCGGAGCTGTGGGTGTCCACCACGGGCAGTGACGCGGACTGGGTGGTGAAGCTCATCGACGCCAACCCCGGCAAGCTGCCCGGCTACACGCGCAAGGACGAGGAGGAGGGCGTGGTCAACCGGGGCCACCAGCAGACGCTGGTACGCGGCGAGCCCTTCCGGGGCCGCTTCCGGGACAGCTACAGCGAGCCCAAGCCCTTCAAGCCGGGAGAAGTGACGAAGGTGCGCTTCGTCATCAACGACGTGCTGCACACCTTCAAGCGCGGGCACCGGGTGATGATCCAGGTGCAGTCGAGCTGGTTCCCCTTCATCGACCGCAACCCGCAGACCTTCGTGCCCAACATCTTCGAGGCGAAGGAAGAGGACTTCGTGCGCGCCACCCACCGCGTGCACCATGCGGCCCAGCACCCGAGCGCCCTCAAGGTGAACGTCCTGCCGGCGCTGGACGACTGA
- a CDS encoding response regulator produces the protein MELAQTQGAVPRGRLLLVDDEEYILKSIRRVLRRGDWQIETASDAEEGLKALERFTPEVVISDFRMPGMNGVEFLSRVKAQVPRAQRIMLTGQADQQAIEEAINRSEIFRFISKPWNDSHLVLTVKSAFEQYALQAENERLLRVTQQQNDELRRLNAELETRVALRTHLLSQAKREWELSFDSMDTPLAVVRQDYGVRRANRAYLELAGERLKEPLSEEGAEQLCHKLLFDRDSPCPNCPLPGALESARGGRSEIHGRGRVYAMSAYPLTGEGRAVCSYRDITDEREMTRRFIETEKMAAVGQLAGGVAHEINNPLGGILAFAQLMKRDDGRDAADLESLGLIEESALRCKRIVESLLKFSRHSRTEDRRPFQLNKCAEDSAVLFGAQLKSYSKVRMELRLEPQLPELFGDPGQLSQVMLNLLQNGLHALPPAGGMLTLETGREEDRCFFRVADTGSGIEERYLTRIFEPSFTTKPPGQGTGLGLAIAYRIVEDHGGIFKVDTQMGEGSRFTVYIPIPLQLERLP, from the coding sequence CTGGAACTGGCGCAGACACAGGGAGCGGTACCACGCGGTCGACTGCTGCTGGTGGACGACGAGGAGTACATCCTGAAGTCGATCCGGCGGGTGCTCCGTCGTGGTGATTGGCAAATAGAGACGGCCTCCGACGCCGAGGAGGGCCTCAAGGCATTGGAGCGCTTCACGCCGGAAGTCGTCATCTCGGACTTCCGCATGCCGGGCATGAACGGCGTGGAGTTCCTCAGCCGCGTGAAGGCGCAGGTGCCTCGGGCCCAGCGCATCATGCTCACGGGACAGGCGGATCAGCAGGCCATCGAGGAGGCCATCAATCGCTCGGAGATCTTCCGTTTCATCTCCAAGCCGTGGAACGACAGCCACCTGGTGCTCACGGTCAAGAGCGCCTTCGAGCAGTACGCGCTGCAGGCGGAGAACGAGCGGCTGCTGCGGGTGACCCAGCAGCAGAACGACGAGCTGCGCCGGCTCAACGCGGAGCTGGAGACGCGCGTGGCGCTGCGCACGCACCTGCTCAGCCAGGCCAAGCGCGAGTGGGAGCTGTCGTTCGACTCCATGGACACGCCGCTGGCGGTGGTGCGCCAGGACTACGGGGTGCGCCGCGCCAACCGGGCCTACCTGGAGCTGGCGGGCGAGCGGCTCAAGGAGCCCCTGAGCGAGGAGGGCGCCGAGCAGCTGTGTCACAAGCTGCTGTTCGACCGCGACAGCCCCTGCCCCAACTGTCCGCTGCCCGGCGCGCTCGAGAGCGCCCGGGGTGGACGCTCGGAGATCCACGGGCGGGGCCGCGTCTACGCCATGTCCGCCTACCCGCTCACGGGTGAGGGCCGCGCGGTGTGTTCCTACCGGGACATCACCGACGAGCGCGAGATGACCCGCCGCTTCATCGAGACGGAGAAGATGGCGGCGGTGGGACAGCTCGCCGGCGGCGTGGCGCATGAAATCAACAACCCGCTGGGCGGCATCCTCGCCTTCGCGCAGTTGATGAAGCGCGACGACGGCCGGGACGCCGCGGACCTGGAGTCGCTGGGCCTCATCGAGGAGAGCGCGCTGCGCTGCAAGCGCATCGTGGAGAGCCTCCTGAAGTTCAGCCGCCACAGCCGCACCGAGGATCGCCGTCCCTTCCAACTCAACAAGTGCGCGGAGGACTCGGCGGTGCTCTTCGGAGCGCAGCTCAAGTCGTACTCCAAGGTGCGCATGGAGCTGCGCCTGGAGCCCCAGCTGCCGGAGCTGTTCGGGGATCCGGGACAATTGTCGCAAGTGATGCTCAACCTCTTGCAGAACGGTCTGCATGCCCTTCCGCCCGCGGGAGGAATGCTGACCTTGGAGACGGGGAGGGAAGAGGACCGATGCTTCTTCCGCGTCGCCGATACGGGCAGTGGCATCGAGGAGCGCTACCTCACGCGCATCTTCGAACCCTCGTTCACCACCAAGCCTCCGGGCCAGGGCACGGGCCTGGGTCTGGCGATCGCCTACCGCATCGTCGAGGACCACGGCGGCATCTTCAAGGTGGACACCCAGATGGGTGAGGGTTCCCGCTTCACCGTCTACATCCCCATTCCCCTGCAGCTCGAGAGGTTGCCGTGA
- a CDS encoding glycosyltransferase family 2 protein, which produces MGNPPSISLFFPAWNEEDYVERSVMRALDVLPRLTNDFEIIVVNDASTDRTQEICERLAARIPQFRFITHPVNLKLGGAMRTGLSASTKDVVVYSDIDLPFDLKELERALHLMNYLEADMICAFRFDRTSEGPKRIAYSFAYNLLIRTLFGVHMKDINFSFKVMHRRVLEAVELNSQGSFIDAELVVKAIHQGFKVFQMGVDYFPRTRGISTLSSPTVILKMVRELTRLYPETRWPQAAKRPVRLPPSVAPLHGGARDREKTRGHG; this is translated from the coding sequence GTGGGCAATCCTCCCAGTATCAGCCTTTTCTTCCCCGCCTGGAACGAGGAGGACTACGTGGAGCGCTCGGTCATGCGCGCCCTGGACGTACTTCCCCGGTTGACCAACGATTTCGAAATCATCGTCGTCAACGACGCCTCCACGGACCGCACGCAGGAGATCTGCGAGCGGCTCGCGGCGCGCATCCCCCAGTTCCGCTTCATCACCCACCCGGTGAACCTCAAGCTGGGCGGGGCCATGCGCACCGGCCTGTCCGCGTCCACCAAGGACGTGGTGGTGTACTCGGACATCGACCTGCCCTTCGACCTCAAGGAGCTGGAGCGGGCGCTGCACCTGATGAACTACCTGGAAGCGGACATGATCTGCGCCTTCCGCTTCGACCGCACGAGCGAGGGGCCCAAGCGCATCGCCTATTCGTTCGCCTACAACCTGCTCATCCGCACGCTATTTGGTGTCCATATGAAGGACATCAACTTCAGCTTCAAGGTGATGCACCGCCGGGTGCTGGAGGCGGTGGAGCTCAACAGCCAGGGCTCCTTCATCGACGCGGAGCTGGTGGTGAAGGCCATCCACCAGGGCTTCAAGGTGTTCCAGATGGGCGTGGACTACTTCCCGCGCACGCGCGGCATCTCCACGCTGTCCTCGCCCACCGTCATCCTCAAGATGGTGCGCGAGCTGACCCGGCTCTATCCGGAGACGCGCTGGCCCCAGGCGGCGAAGCGTCCGGTGCGGCTGCCCCCCTCGGTGGCGCCGCTGCACGGAGGAGCGCGCGATCGCGAGAAGACGCGAGGCCACGGGTAG
- the fadJ gene encoding fatty acid oxidation complex subunit alpha FadJ, with the protein MAATVAREVEVKNGFGYQVDEGVALIVIDLEGEPVNTLSPKTGEAFIALLERAERDPSVKAVVFTSGKKDSFIAGAKIDFLQTMRTAEEATAASRAGQKEFDRLEAFSKPVVAAIHGACLGGGLEWALACSYRIATDSPKTSLGLPEVQLGLLPGAGGTQRLPALIGAQAALDLILAGKNVKPSKAKKLGIVDEVVPVPLLRSVALRRAKELAAGTLKVERSHGQGLKAVAQQSKKGLGGLLQGLANREMWAEVALEDNPLGRKILFDQARKQLRKKTRGKFPAPEKALEAIRIGLESGRAAGLEAEARFFGELVVSDVSKRLVEIFFATTALKKENGTSAADVKPRAVKKVGVLGGGLMGGGIAYVSSAIQGVPVRVKDKDDAGVGRALKQVQGILDERVKRRSLTWRESAAKMALVTGGTDYAGFKSVDVVIEAVFEDLALKRRILAEVEAVTRDDAIFASNTSSIPITQLAEGARRPAQVIGMHYFSPVHKMPLLEIITHKGTADWVTATCVEIGKKQGKTVIVVNDGPGFYTSRILAPYMNEAAYLLAEGADIAELDKALVDFGFPVGPITLLDEVGIDVAQKVGPIMEAAFGKRMAAPKALEKVVADGRLGRKNQKGFYAYDGKKKKEVDPSVYELLPHGKNRKSLDAREMAERCALQMVNEAVRCLGEGILRSARDGDVGAIFGLGFPPFLGGPFRYADSLGPAELLRRLEHYHDKYGERFAPAPLLVEKVKARETFYPR; encoded by the coding sequence ATGGCTGCCACGGTTGCGCGAGAGGTCGAGGTGAAGAACGGGTTTGGCTACCAGGTGGACGAGGGGGTCGCGCTCATCGTCATCGATCTGGAGGGCGAGCCGGTGAACACGCTCTCGCCCAAGACGGGTGAGGCCTTCATCGCGCTGCTCGAGCGCGCGGAGCGGGATCCGTCCGTCAAGGCCGTGGTCTTCACCTCGGGCAAGAAGGACAGCTTCATCGCGGGCGCGAAGATCGATTTCCTGCAGACGATGCGCACGGCCGAGGAGGCCACGGCCGCGTCTCGCGCCGGGCAGAAGGAGTTCGATCGGCTGGAGGCGTTCTCCAAGCCCGTGGTGGCGGCCATCCACGGCGCGTGCCTGGGCGGCGGTCTGGAGTGGGCGCTCGCGTGCTCCTACCGCATCGCCACCGACAGCCCGAAGACGTCGCTCGGGCTTCCCGAGGTGCAGCTGGGACTCCTTCCCGGCGCGGGCGGCACCCAGCGTCTGCCCGCCCTCATCGGCGCGCAGGCCGCGTTGGATCTCATCCTCGCGGGCAAGAACGTGAAGCCCTCCAAGGCCAAGAAGCTCGGCATCGTGGACGAGGTGGTCCCCGTGCCGCTCCTGCGCTCGGTGGCGCTGCGGCGGGCCAAGGAACTGGCGGCGGGCACGCTCAAGGTGGAGCGCTCCCACGGCCAGGGGCTCAAGGCGGTGGCACAGCAGAGCAAGAAGGGCCTGGGCGGACTGCTCCAGGGGCTCGCCAACCGGGAGATGTGGGCCGAGGTGGCGCTCGAGGACAACCCGCTCGGCCGGAAGATCCTCTTCGATCAGGCGCGCAAGCAGCTGCGCAAGAAGACGCGCGGCAAGTTCCCCGCGCCCGAGAAGGCGCTCGAGGCCATCCGCATCGGTCTGGAGTCCGGCCGCGCGGCGGGTCTGGAGGCGGAGGCCCGGTTCTTCGGGGAGCTGGTGGTGTCCGATGTCTCCAAGCGCCTGGTGGAGATCTTCTTCGCCACCACCGCGCTCAAGAAGGAGAACGGCACCTCGGCGGCGGACGTGAAGCCGCGCGCGGTGAAGAAGGTGGGCGTGCTCGGGGGGGGGTTGATGGGCGGTGGCATCGCCTATGTCAGCTCCGCGATCCAGGGCGTGCCGGTGCGCGTGAAGGACAAGGATGACGCGGGCGTGGGCCGCGCGCTCAAGCAGGTGCAGGGCATCCTCGATGAGCGCGTGAAGCGCCGCTCGCTCACGTGGCGCGAGTCCGCCGCGAAGATGGCGCTCGTCACCGGTGGCACCGACTACGCGGGCTTCAAGAGCGTGGACGTGGTCATCGAGGCCGTGTTCGAGGACCTGGCCCTCAAGCGCCGCATCCTCGCCGAGGTGGAGGCCGTCACGCGGGACGACGCCATCTTCGCCTCCAACACCTCCAGCATCCCCATCACCCAGCTGGCCGAGGGCGCTCGCCGGCCCGCGCAGGTGATTGGCATGCATTACTTCAGCCCGGTGCACAAGATGCCCCTGCTGGAGATCATCACCCACAAGGGCACCGCCGACTGGGTGACGGCCACGTGCGTGGAGATCGGCAAGAAGCAGGGCAAGACGGTCATCGTCGTCAACGACGGGCCGGGCTTCTACACCTCGCGCATCCTCGCGCCGTACATGAACGAGGCCGCGTACCTGTTGGCCGAGGGCGCCGACATCGCCGAGCTGGACAAGGCGCTCGTGGACTTCGGCTTCCCCGTGGGCCCCATCACCCTGCTGGACGAAGTGGGCATCGACGTGGCCCAGAAGGTGGGTCCCATCATGGAGGCCGCCTTCGGCAAGCGCATGGCCGCGCCCAAGGCGCTCGAGAAGGTGGTGGCCGATGGGCGGCTTGGCCGCAAGAACCAGAAGGGCTTCTACGCCTACGACGGCAAGAAGAAGAAGGAGGTGGACCCCTCCGTCTACGAGCTGCTGCCGCACGGCAAGAACCGCAAGAGCCTGGACGCGCGCGAGATGGCCGAGCGCTGCGCCCTGCAGATGGTGAACGAGGCGGTGCGCTGCCTGGGGGAGGGGATCCTGCGCAGCGCGCGGGACGGCGACGTGGGGGCCATCTTCGGCCTCGGCTTCCCGCCCTTCCTCGGAGGGCCCTTCCGCTACGCGGACAGCCTCGGGCCCGCGGAGCTCTTGCGGCGCCTGGAGCACTACCACGACAAGTATGGCGAGCGCTTCGCTCCCGCGCCCCTGCTCGTGGAGAAGGTGAAGGCGCGCGAGACGTTCTACCCGCGCTGA
- a CDS encoding class I SAM-dependent methyltransferase: protein MNAPLAPALALFSHLPPAERFHVHARAFSAPLEAVAARVPPGGAVADVGCGHGLLTALLALGDSRRMVHGVDPDPRKVEWARKGPGLLPHVKVEEGGVDSLAQRLPGHFDAVAVCDVLYLLPVERWADFLRAARRLLRPGGRLLLKEAEGDGSWKHRKCLAQEWVMVTLLGRTKAGGDLVLQSRETVLGVLRDTGFLPRETVALGAGYSTPHILYVADSAP from the coding sequence GTGAACGCCCCCCTCGCTCCCGCCCTGGCGCTCTTCTCCCACCTGCCTCCCGCGGAGCGCTTCCACGTCCACGCCCGTGCCTTCTCCGCGCCCCTGGAGGCCGTCGCCGCCCGGGTCCCTCCGGGAGGGGCCGTGGCCGACGTGGGGTGTGGCCATGGCCTGCTCACCGCCCTGCTCGCCCTGGGGGATTCTCGGCGGATGGTACATGGGGTCGATCCTGACCCCCGCAAGGTGGAGTGGGCGAGGAAGGGCCCGGGACTCCTTCCCCATGTGAAGGTGGAGGAAGGCGGGGTGGACTCGCTCGCCCAGCGGCTCCCCGGTCACTTCGACGCGGTGGCGGTGTGCGATGTCCTGTACCTGCTGCCCGTGGAGCGTTGGGCGGACTTCCTGCGCGCGGCGCGGCGCCTGCTGCGTCCCGGTGGACGGCTGCTCTTGAAGGAGGCCGAGGGCGATGGCTCCTGGAAGCACCGCAAGTGCCTCGCCCAGGAGTGGGTGATGGTGACGTTGCTCGGCCGCACGAAGGCGGGGGGCGACCTGGTGCTCCAATCCCGCGAGACGGTGCTCGGGGTGCTGCGTGACACCGGCTTCCTCCCACGCGAGACGGTGGCCCTGGGCGCGGGCTACTCCACGCCCCACATCCTCTATGTGGCGGACAGCGCGCCGTAG
- a CDS encoding GGDEF domain-containing response regulator, translated as MGDRRLILLVDELPARQAELVGMLEQDGFAIRLVSAGAEAQRLLPEAHLVLLVLGPPGSPSRALLQHLMARDDEGSGPSVIALVSAEERAAMLAALRLGAEVVRTPVDPEELMARMVRCIQERARLDALITRVNSLERLSITDGLTQVHNHRYFQDRLREEFRRAQRYDDPLSLILIDLDHFKSFNDTHGHQVGDIVLRDVAASLQRGVRETDLLARYGGEEFAILLPRTPLAGALTVAERVWRELGTLRTGPERTLRVTASVGVASFPHHAVGSADQLVRSADESLYRAKHEGRNRVCVHTVLSPTERPVSR; from the coding sequence GTGGGAGACAGGCGCCTCATTCTGCTGGTGGACGAGTTGCCCGCACGGCAGGCGGAACTCGTGGGCATGTTGGAGCAGGACGGCTTCGCCATCCGGTTGGTGTCCGCGGGCGCGGAGGCCCAACGACTCCTTCCCGAGGCGCACCTCGTCCTGCTCGTCCTGGGCCCGCCGGGCAGCCCTTCCCGCGCGCTCTTGCAGCACTTGATGGCCCGGGATGACGAGGGCAGTGGCCCCTCGGTCATCGCCCTGGTGTCCGCGGAGGAGCGCGCCGCGATGCTCGCCGCGCTGCGCCTGGGCGCCGAGGTGGTGCGCACGCCCGTGGATCCCGAGGAGCTCATGGCGCGGATGGTCCGCTGCATCCAGGAGCGCGCCCGTCTGGACGCGCTCATCACCCGGGTGAACTCCCTGGAGCGTTTGTCCATCACGGATGGGCTCACGCAGGTGCACAACCACCGCTACTTCCAGGATCGGCTGCGCGAGGAGTTCCGGCGCGCCCAGCGCTACGACGATCCGCTGTCGCTCATCCTCATCGACCTGGACCACTTCAAGAGCTTCAACGACACGCACGGCCACCAGGTGGGGGACATCGTGCTGCGCGACGTGGCGGCGTCGCTCCAGCGCGGCGTGCGCGAGACGGATCTGCTCGCCCGCTATGGAGGCGAGGAGTTCGCCATCCTCCTGCCGCGCACTCCCCTGGCGGGCGCCCTCACCGTGGCCGAGCGCGTCTGGCGCGAGCTGGGGACGCTGCGCACCGGACCCGAGCGCACCCTGCGCGTCACCGCCTCGGTCGGCGTCGCTTCCTTTCCGCACCACGCCGTGGGCAGCGCCGACCAGCTCGTGCGCTCCGCGGACGAATCGCTCTACCGCGCCAAGCACGAGGGACGTAATCGGGTGTGTGTCCACACCGTCCTCTCGCCCACCGAGCGGCCCGTCTCTCGCTAG